One window from the genome of Micromonospora aurantiaca ATCC 27029 encodes:
- a CDS encoding acetate/propionate family kinase: MSRILVLNSGSSSVKYRLYDGDDVLDKGTVERIGEPGGGPADHESAVREIIGRLDLTGLTGVGHRVVHGGRKFSAPVRIDDAVVAAIEDLVPLAPLHNPANLAGIRVAREALPDVPQVAVFDTAFHHTLPEAAATYAIDKAIAERYGVRRYGFHGTSHAYVSRRVADLLDRPYDQLNTITLHLGNGASACAVQGGRSVATSMGMSPLEGLVMGTRSGDLDPTVIFHLRREGGMVVDDIDDLLNHRSGLLGLTGVNDMREVLARRDAGDPDATLAFDVYCRRITGYVGAYYALLGRVDAIAFTAGVGEHAAPVRAASLAGLERLGVAVDPARNDGHGDRLVSPDDAEVAVLVVGTDEEREIARETREVLGV, from the coding sequence ATGAGCCGCATCCTGGTCCTCAACAGCGGATCCTCGTCGGTCAAGTACCGGCTGTACGACGGCGACGACGTCCTGGACAAGGGCACGGTCGAACGGATCGGCGAACCCGGCGGCGGGCCGGCCGACCACGAGAGCGCGGTCCGGGAGATCATCGGCCGGCTCGACCTGACCGGGCTGACCGGCGTCGGCCACCGGGTGGTGCACGGCGGGCGGAAGTTCAGCGCGCCGGTACGCATCGACGACGCGGTCGTCGCCGCGATCGAGGATCTGGTGCCGCTCGCGCCGCTGCACAACCCGGCCAACCTCGCCGGCATCCGGGTGGCCCGGGAGGCGCTGCCGGACGTCCCGCAGGTGGCCGTCTTCGACACCGCGTTCCACCACACGCTGCCCGAGGCCGCCGCCACGTACGCGATCGACAAGGCCATCGCCGAGCGGTACGGGGTGCGCCGCTACGGCTTCCACGGCACCTCGCACGCGTACGTCTCGCGTCGCGTCGCCGACCTGCTCGACCGCCCGTACGACCAGCTCAACACGATCACGCTGCACCTGGGCAACGGGGCGAGCGCGTGCGCCGTCCAGGGTGGGCGCAGCGTGGCCACCTCGATGGGCATGTCCCCGCTGGAGGGCCTGGTGATGGGCACCCGCAGCGGCGACCTCGACCCGACAGTCATCTTCCACCTGCGCCGCGAGGGCGGCATGGTGGTGGACGACATCGACGACCTGCTCAACCACCGCAGCGGCCTGCTCGGGCTGACCGGCGTCAACGACATGCGCGAGGTGCTGGCCCGCCGCGACGCCGGTGACCCGGACGCGACGCTGGCGTTCGACGTCTACTGCCGCCGGATCACCGGCTACGTCGGCGCGTACTACGCGCTGCTCGGCCGGGTCGACGCGATCGCGTTCACCGCCGGGGTCGGCGAGCACGCCGCGCCGGTACGGGCGGCGTCGCTGGCCGGACTGGAGCGGCTCGGTGTCGCCGTCGACCCGGCGCGCAACGATGGTCACGGCGACCGGCTCGTCTCCCCCGACGACGCGGAGGTGGCGGTGCTGGTGGTCGGCACCGACGAGGAGCGGGAGATCGCCCGCGAGACCCGCGAGGTGCTCGGCGTCTGA
- the pta gene encoding phosphate acetyltransferase has protein sequence MGAVARSVYLTGVGSGGGKSTVALGLAELLSRQVERIGAFRPLVAGDGTDPILALLTERYRMELPVDELYGATYAEASALVADGRREELISRIVTRYREVERRCPAIVVVGSDFAYGDGTGPRELAFNARLATEFGSVVVPVVDGFGQTPDTIAAALRGAYHDLADLGATVIAALANRVPEPMTLPELPVPAYAIPEVPTVSAPTVAEVAAALHGTVLTGDETALDRDVLDYVVGAAHVPTLLDHLTDGALVITPGDRADLLVAAGAAHVAGQVSLAGLVLTLGEQPDPRAMRLVERMNTGLPVLSVPSDSYDTVAASSRIEGRPSTANPRKVEAALGAFERCVDTDDLARRLRVSRSARVTPLMFENDLIDRARARRRRLVLPEGADERILRATEVLLRRGVAEITLLGRPDEIARRTRELGVDLGDAQVVDPVTSPWRDEFAQAYAQLRAHRGVTVELAHDIVAQPNYFGTMMVQTGHADGMVSGATHTTAATIRPAFEIIRTVPGVSVASSVFFMLLADRVLVYGDCAVNPDPDADQLADIAISSADTAARFGIEPRVAMLSYSTGSSGAGADVEKVAAATKLVRERRPDLLVEGPIQYDAAIDPQVAATKLPDSPVAGRATVFIFPDLNTGNNTYKAVQRSAGAVAVGPVMQGLRRPVNDLSRGATVPDIVNTVAITAIQAAAEASE, from the coding sequence TTGGGTGCCGTGGCGCGCAGCGTGTACCTGACCGGCGTTGGTTCGGGCGGGGGAAAATCGACAGTGGCGCTCGGCCTGGCCGAGTTGTTGTCCCGCCAGGTGGAACGGATAGGTGCGTTCCGGCCGCTCGTCGCCGGTGACGGCACCGACCCGATCCTCGCCCTGCTCACCGAGCGCTACCGGATGGAACTGCCGGTCGACGAGCTGTACGGCGCCACGTACGCCGAGGCGAGCGCGCTCGTCGCGGACGGCCGCCGGGAGGAGTTGATCTCCCGGATCGTCACCCGCTACCGGGAGGTCGAGCGGCGCTGCCCGGCGATAGTGGTGGTCGGCAGCGACTTCGCCTACGGCGACGGCACCGGCCCCCGTGAGCTGGCCTTCAACGCCCGGCTGGCGACCGAGTTCGGCAGCGTCGTGGTGCCCGTCGTGGACGGGTTCGGGCAGACGCCCGACACGATCGCGGCGGCGCTGCGCGGCGCGTACCACGATCTGGCCGACCTCGGCGCGACGGTGATCGCGGCGCTGGCCAACCGCGTGCCGGAGCCGATGACGCTGCCCGAACTGCCGGTGCCCGCGTACGCGATCCCCGAGGTGCCGACCGTGTCGGCGCCGACGGTGGCCGAGGTGGCGGCGGCGCTGCACGGCACGGTGCTCACCGGCGACGAGACCGCACTCGACCGCGACGTGCTCGACTACGTGGTGGGGGCGGCGCACGTGCCGACGCTGCTGGACCACCTCACCGACGGGGCGCTGGTGATCACCCCGGGCGACCGGGCGGACCTGCTGGTGGCCGCCGGCGCCGCGCACGTGGCCGGGCAGGTGTCGCTGGCCGGGCTGGTGCTCACGCTCGGCGAGCAGCCCGATCCGCGGGCCATGCGCCTGGTCGAGCGGATGAACACCGGGCTCCCCGTGCTGTCGGTGCCGAGCGACAGCTACGACACGGTGGCCGCGTCCAGCCGGATCGAGGGCCGCCCCAGCACCGCCAACCCGCGCAAGGTCGAGGCCGCGCTCGGCGCGTTCGAACGCTGCGTGGACACCGACGACCTGGCCCGCCGGTTGCGGGTCAGCCGGTCCGCGCGGGTCACCCCGCTGATGTTCGAGAACGACCTGATCGACAGGGCCCGCGCCCGGCGCCGCCGGCTGGTGCTGCCCGAGGGCGCGGACGAGCGGATCCTGCGCGCGACCGAGGTGCTGCTGCGCCGGGGCGTCGCCGAGATCACCCTGCTCGGCCGTCCGGACGAGATCGCCCGGCGGACCCGGGAACTCGGCGTCGACCTCGGTGACGCCCAGGTCGTCGACCCGGTGACCAGCCCGTGGCGGGACGAGTTCGCGCAGGCGTACGCGCAGTTGCGCGCCCACCGCGGCGTCACCGTGGAGCTGGCGCACGACATCGTGGCGCAGCCCAACTACTTCGGCACGATGATGGTGCAGACCGGTCATGCCGACGGCATGGTCTCCGGCGCCACCCACACCACAGCCGCCACCATCCGCCCGGCCTTCGAGATCATCCGGACCGTGCCCGGCGTCTCCGTCGCCTCCAGCGTCTTCTTCATGCTGCTCGCCGACCGGGTGCTGGTCTACGGCGACTGCGCCGTCAACCCCGACCCCGACGCCGACCAGCTCGCCGACATCGCCATCTCGTCGGCCGACACGGCGGCCCGGTTCGGCATCGAGCCGCGGGTGGCGATGCTGTCGTACTCCACCGGCAGCTCCGGCGCCGGCGCCGACGTGGAGAAGGTCGCGGCGGCCACCAAGCTGGTCCGGGAACGCCGGCCGGACCTGCTGGTCGAGGGTCCGATCCAGTACGACGCCGCGATCGACCCGCAGGTGGCGGCCACCAAGCTGCCGGACAGCCCGGTCGCGGGGCGGGCCACGGTGTTCATCTTCCCGGACCTGAACACGGGCAACAACACGTACAAGGCGGTGCAGCGGTCGGCCGGAGCGGTGGCGGTCGGGCCGGTCATGCAGGGCCTGCGGCGGCCGGTGAACGACCTGTCCCGCGGCGCCACAGTGCCGGACATCGTCAACACGGTGGCGATCACCGCCATCCAGGCCGCCGCGGAGGCGTCGGAATGA